In Francisella orientalis FNO12, the sequence ATTACAGGTTTTATAGAGAGTTTAGGTCCTCATGACCCTGAAAATTTAGATATAAGTTCTTGGCGAAAAGTCCATGCTATAAACTCTGAGGGTGAAGCAAAAGATGTAGCTTATGCAGCTTTATATCTAGCATCTGATGAATCAAAATATGTCACAGGGATTGAATTAAATGTAGATGGTAGAATACTTTCAGGAAGTTCTGCAACTCCAAATAAAAATGACTAGTATTAGTTGTATTAAGTACTAAATAATCTTTAGATATTATTGCTTACTTTTACATCCGGTTCTCCATCTATTTCATTTATACTATCAAAGCTTCTCCAGCCCTCCTCTGAATTAACAGTAATATCTACATGTATAGGCTGATATTCACTAATAACTTCTCCTTCTTCAACAGTAACATTTGTACCATCTGTAAGGTCATAACTAGAAACTAATTCATTATAATCTCCTCTAATACATATATTCTTAGCTCTAGATCTAAGCTTACTTTCACAAGGTTCATCTTCATTTATTTTTGTAAAACGTATATTTAAAAATTTTTTAT encodes:
- a CDS encoding SDR family oxidoreductase → MGNQTINDINSSNCEYKHLDVCFEDDWIIISQYIRSKFGKLNILVNNAGITGFIESLGPHDPENLDISSWRKVHAINSEGEAKDVAYAALYLASDESKYVTGIELNVDGRILSGSSATPNKND